The genomic interval GACAGAGCCCAATGAAAGGCCTCGAGGGTTTCATCTCGCGGCCCCCCGTAGGCGTGACTGCCCCAGCCCTCATGGGTCACATGGGCCTTAAAAACAGTGGTGGGCCGCCAGCCTTGGCCATGGCCGCCAATGGCCTGGTCCCCCAGGAGATGGCGCCGCAGGACGAAGACGAGGATGACCTTTTGGGGGTCACAGACCTCGTAGACTACGTCTGCAACAGTGAACAGTTGTAagattgtttcttttttgttttgttttcctctttcatgGAGTTCTCTTCCCCTATCCTGCACCCCTGTCATTGTGTTTTGTTAACCATTAttgggattttgtttttgtttgtccggtttttgttttgtcttgcttGTGTGTCATTAACCATGTTCCAAACAGTATCAGGACACTCAAGCTATCAGTTTTCAGTGATGCCAGCTGGAAAGGCCGAAGACGACGTACGTGAGCACAGCTCTTctacacgccccccccccccccccccccccccgcgcttGCCCTGCCTCTGTGCGTGAACAGCATCAGCATGACAGAGGCTGCATTTGAAACAcaaccccccccgcccccccccgtGGCCGCACCTGAACCAAGCATGTAAATATGCCCCCACCCCCGGCGATGGTGTCATTGGTGGTGTTGTCATTAAGAGACTCCCtaagatgtttttattttgtaatccTTGTGAGTGAAAGGCCAGGCAAATGATGAAATGACCTCTCCAATCTCTTTTACACTAATTATGTAGCCATTCCTTCTCAGCAAGTAAGTTAAGTAAGGTAGAGATGTTTTGGTATattctccccccccacacacacacgtttctttATGGAATACATGAGTATTATTTTTCTCCACTGCTGATGGTCCAGCCACTTCCTCTTTAAGAAAAGCTAATGGCAAATGCACACAGGTGTGACCATGAGGTATAACTCAGTTAAGATCCAAACATGGTCACCTTTCTCTAAATTACACCCCATTCTGAAGTTGAAGAGGGATGTACTAATAAATGTCTTCAGTACTGATTTGGATTTTTGATACTGCTGGTCGAAAAACATGTCTGCTATctaatgaaaacaaacataagCTTAGTTTTGTTATACTATTTATTctttataatgtaatttttaactttttaactaATTGCAGTTCAATCATTCACACACTTCTTTCATGGTAACGGTTATCAAGTTTGAAGTGTAGTTCCaacaagaaaaataagaaaGCCAGAGTCCTTGGGGGGATTCTGATCTCTTTAGGGTCTTGTGTAGAAACagtaatttaagaaaaaatagTGTTCAAATAATTCTTTTTGTATAGCCTGAAACGACCATTTTGCCCCTAGAAGTGATGCTTGGCTTTGTTTTAGTAGGATCAAAGAAATCTCCAATATCAAACACTATTTCCATGGCAGCTCATCAGTGCATCAAATGCCAAATTGAAAAGTGTCACTTGCGATGTTGTATGTCATCatgtatatttgtaaagctTGGATTTGaacttttaattatttgtttagtgtgaACACTTATAAGAATGGATTCCTTTCGTCCCTTTGCTTCATTTTCCCAAAGCTTTCTCTGAAGCGTGGATCGGGCATGTCCCGGAATAGGAAGTGTTTGTGTCATGCGTTGCCTGTAGATTTCATGCAAGTCTTTTCATCCCTTACTACAAGTATTCAAAAGACTTTTCACTGGCATCTCTTTCTATTTCCTCACAAGACCTGCCCCAATTCCCCACTTGCATTTAGACGCTTTTGTTGGTCTCCTTCACCTATTAACATTataatctttgttttgtttggtttgttttccaCATACACAGACCATTGCTACTTTTCCTTCAGTATGTGCGCaatatatttttcttgttaAATCGTAGAGATCCACTTCCACCAGTCCAACTGTTCTTTGCAGGAGCAGAAGTTCCCCCAGCTGTGGTGTTGTAACGTGTCCAACGCCATCTGGGGCCACCTTGCAATCAGAACCTTCAtcgttttggttttgtttttttagttttgtccAGCACAGATACAAGTGTTGTGAGAAGGAAATGCATAGATCAGTAATGAATTTGAGGACTGTTTTCAGCACCAGTGGACTTGCATAGTGGGAGTCAATGGGAGAGTTTGACTTGGGAGGAAAGATGCATAATACACATTATCCTTGCGTGTACTATAACTGTAGTTTTTGCTGTAACATAGaagcatttttaaatcattcaaacGATATATATTTAGCAGTCCTTTATGATTGCAACTGTTTATaatttttggtttttgtttttgtagtagGTTGTGGTATTGCACAACTTTTGTACAATTCTAAAGTGTCTGAAGTGCGCTATGGCATGTTTGTTCTGTCTGACTGTCGAGATTAGATGCTCTTTCTTGGGATGTGTGCTCCAGAGTTGGGTTTCAGTTGAACTGAATCCGGAGTTCAGTTGTGTGGCTCAGCAAAGGCTGCTGTGAGTTGAAGCTAATGTCGACTGGCTCATCCGTAAAGCCGCCTCTGTGGCACACACCCCCAGTGAGGATGGCATATACACCCCCCGTTTGCATTTTTCACCAGTGGTACAGTATGTTTCACTGCTTGCTAGAACGTTGTACATATGTAACCTTTTTATTAGCGGGAATTACTGCAGGAGCTGTCTGAGCTATAACAGCTGATCTCAGAACGGTGTGGGTATGAGGGCATGGAAcgagagatttttaaaatgtcttgtaAAATAATGTTGACAATTGGCATGCACACCTCTCCTAAtcaaatttttctttttttcatcacGACACTTTATACAGTGCTAAATTCATAGGCCATCAATGTTAAGAGAATGGAACAAAACCGTTTGTTGTTAAGTCACATTTTACTAAGACTAATTAGCATCATAGTTTTCGGTTAGAAATACGTTCCCTAAGTAAGAACTCAGTGTCGGTGCTGTGCCCCTTCTGTTGCTGAACAATATTTGCATACTGATTAAAATTCTACATTTTCGGTGACCCCTAACAATATGAAGTAAAAACACttgttgttgtctgttgttgtttCCCCATTCATCTTAGGACCAGACCTTGTATTTCCCGAGATTATAAATACCTGGTATTTTTTGCATCAGGCTGCTTCGGCATTCACCATGTTATTGATTTTAATAACTCCGATAACAGCGTGAAAAGTTAGTGCCAATAAAtcgagacttttttttttttttgtagtgcaAGACCTGGGTAAGTGTGCGGATGGAGTCTGGTTTGGGCATTAGCTTTTAGAGATGTCCTCTGtctttttgttattcttttaaatgtttttgttaactGTATTGTATGTTCTTTCATATAAATACAATCTTGTACATTTGTCATAATAAAAGGGTACTGCACCTATTTGTCCGACTGCTTTCATAAAACCTTTTGGGACGGATCGCTGTAATGCAATGAAACATTTTCCCCATGATAATTGAAATTTAATTTCCGACGGTGTTAATCTTACAGGTCATATTTAGATTCGTGTCTTATTAATGCTTTTACAATTTTGCACATCTATACCTTATCCTAATTCGCGCCTTTGTCTTACGTTTCTCTGGAAGAATTTAAACGTACTGTGTGGGGGGGAAAAGGGAGCTTCATTAGCAATTCGTGTTCTCATCTGCCCACTAACAGGTGAGAATGATTACAAGTTTTAATTGCATTTCTCTTTAGTGGACATCAGGAATGCAGTAATTACAAAGGCCGCTCCGCAAAGCGATGATTTATTTAACTAGCCCCGCCCTTCTAATGCCACGCCCCCCTCCCACAAGAGCGCTGGCAAGCCTGCGCGCCGCCGTAGCGCTACACTCTGAAAAGCAGCATGCTGTGGTAGGTCACATTCAGCAATGGATGGGAAATAAAACGTATAAAGTTGGTTTTACCCAGTCAAGCCCGTTTTCGCGCCGACATCTACTATCTGCTGTTTCAACGGCAAATCCGTGGCACTTTTTTTGTTATTGCAAGAATGGTTGTGTTGCAAAATGTGTCTCCTCCAAGCGAAGGAGTTAGACATGAACAAACTGACATTACCGCAGTGTTGGACGGAAAGGGACTCGGTCCAGgaactctgtgtgtggctgAAACGTAAGTACGGTAGACTTGGGTGAGTAAAGATTTCCACCACTCTGGGCCGTGTTGTTGAAACTACCTTTAGTGCCCCGTGTGAGGGAAATGTTACAGCTGGCTTCCTGGCATGTTAAACGAATCTATGCAAGTTGTTGTCAGGTCACTGAAGTATGTTTTCCTGTCCCTCTGGAAGTCGTGTCTCCTGGTTCGATGGGTCAGGAGTGGGATTTTCTTTGGAGTATCCATCAATTAGTCTCCATGCTATCTCACGTGACCTGAGCACCTACCCCGAGGAGCACCTGTATGTGATGGTTAACTCCAAGTATAAAGGTACAAGTGCTACTTGCAAACTCTAGGCCATTTACAGACAACAGGTGGTGTGTCCAACGCCCACCTAATGGCTAcaaaggagaaggaggaatacctcttaaaaaaaaactctgtgaaaaccttttttttgtgtgtgacttTTGGTGAAGTTTTCCCATTGCATATTGACACATGTGAATTATTTATAAGACTGATTAATTCTTTAGCAGAGCCATTTTGACATAAGTGATGTAGCATGCAGAAAAACTGATTAAGCTTTACACCATCATTGGAGCAATACAGAACCAAGGCTTGACGAGCTTGGTCAAATTTGAAGCATCTTCTGTATTCTAAAAGACCAATCCATTGGCTGGGTGGGAAAATGATGTTTTGTGCCCAGATCCACCCACCCCTTTTCAGACCACATCTGAAAAGCCTCCTCCATTATGTAGACTGCTTTGGCAACAGTGCAGGAAATGCCCACCTCAAAGATGATGTGCATCTAAGCAGTTTGTCTTTAAATGCAGCCCATTGGTGTTCCTGAGATTTTACATtcacggcatttagcagatgctcttctccagagcgacttacaaaagtgctttgtcatttactcatagaatacatcctagccagtacagtaggtcagagtccaatataccaatgaactagaataatgTAGTAATAcggggatcactgctgatgcctagaagtacaaaatacataagatctatcttaaacaataagtgtaataaacaataagtgctagagtttgttaaacaaaatcagtgtaatacacaataccctacaataagtactattttagtcagtcaatataggagcagggtcagttgtcatttaaatattccacgaatagatgggtcttcagtctgcgtttgaagactgcaagggactctgctgtccggacagaaagagggagttcgttccaccatcctggagccaagacagaaaatGGTCTCGCTGCTGGTCGCTCCTTAACACCTGAAGCAAggcatttcaagccgagctgtacttgaggttcggatcaggctttgaccattgacctcatgtatgaaggagctggtccgtttttggctttgtaggcaaacgCCGAGGTTTTAAATCTggtgcgtgcagctactggaagccaatgaagggagggCAGCAGCGGAGTAAGATGTGGAATTTAGAACTTGAAAGAATCTTGTCCCCAtctacccacccacacatacaggaAGTACACTCGACTCGTTGTTTGTGCCTAGTTTGTCGCTAAAAAGAATTGAGTGGTGAACAATGTTCACGGAGTAGTTGACACAGGAAATGTTTTATCAGTGACCAAGCAGTCGAGCTCCAACACGGTATGTCTTTGTCCGTGGAACAAAAGTGAAACGTAGGGGGCCTCTGTTCATGATTTGGTCTCCTTACCGTTTTCAGAATATTCCAAAAATGAGGAGGAAAAGACCAAGGACGAAGGTAATGACGGCAGCAGTGAAGACAGCGAGGACTCCGCGAGTGTCGTCACGGAGATCCGTTTTGTTCCAAACGACAAAGGCTCTCGTGAGTGTTGAACGAGCTGTGTATCACTTGCTGCATACCATTCTGGTCAGAACTAGCCTGAACTGCAtttgctctgctctgttccGAGTCGCAGTGGAGACCGTGTTCGCGGCCATGTCCGAGTGCCAGGCCCTGCACCCTGATCCGGACGACTCGGACTCCGATTTTGACGGTGACGAGTATGACGTCGAGGAGGCAGGTGAGGCTTTGGAACTAGGCGCTTGCCCCGAAGCAAGCGTTTCGAACGCAGACTTAATGTGCACAGCGTAGACGCCTTTTGGACCGTCATGCCTCGTGTTTTTGGCCCCGCAGAGCAGGGCCAAATTGATCTGCCCACATATTACTCATTCGAGGAGGGCATGTCGCAGCTGACGGCGGAAGGACAGGCCACGCTAGACAGGCTGGAGGGAATGCTGGCGCAAGCATCAGACCCACAGCACCGCATGGCGGGAGTCAGGACGCACGACGCAGCGGACGCCGTAAATGGTGATTAGAATTTTAATTAATACACCTGTATGGTAAGGAATTGCATTTCTGTAACTGAGCTCACGGTCGTAAAAGACGGGGCATGTGGATCTAGCGCTCTTCCTGTGCTCACCCAGTGATTTAGTCTCTCTGAATTAGTGCTTTCCATTACTGCTTTGCTTTTGTGTCCTATGCAGAAGACCAGTGTTCTTTTCTACTTTCAGTATGCGTGCACACTGATCAACAGTAACAAAGCGCATGTGACTTGTTACTATAGTTGTAAAagtatgtttacttttttagAGACCATTTTCATTACAGTTTAAAGTTTTGTATAAAACTTTGCAGCCTGTGTCAGAAGTGAGAGAAAACgaaatgtctaaaatatttGAAGGAAAACGATACACTGTAAAATTGGCACAGGAGTTGCATCCATCTCCCTGATAGAAAATATTCATCCAGATATAATAACTCGGTTCTTTTAatacatgaacatttttaaaaccattatttttttatcatcTTGATTAGAAATATAAATGGAGGACTACTACTTTTATTCCAGTAATACTTGAGTAATTTTAGCAGGAGTTTCTGTTCCCAGTTCTCCTTGCTTTTACTAAAGTACAGGATTGCATACTTTGTTCAATACTGATGCGTGTATCCATTGGTTATTTTGCATTCTGGAAAGTGGGTGAATTCCATTTTAAGCCACCTGTTTTGTGCTATGCAATTACTGTATGGCGAGAAGTACTGTTTAGCTGGGAAGTGTCCATTTatgtattggggggggggggggggaaatattTGGGCTCCCTTGCACTTGAATTCACTTACAAGTGGAAGAGCCCAATGTAGTTCACTTGTAAATGAGCACTTGAATAAAATTTGGTTTGACATGTTTGCTGTACTTGGCGGGCAGTCTCGTCAATGACCTTTCAGGATGTCAGTGGGTGTGTGATGCGTCAGTTAACAATGATAACTGAGCTTTATTGCTTGGAGTATTTTAGTGGATTTGGGCAGCATGGTGTTAAGTGGGGTAGCTGTCAGCCTAGATTAAACCCAGGGCCTCTTGTTGGATGGCCAAGAGGTTCTCTGACTGCTTTGCTGATTAGCCTAGTCCTCTTCTCGACCACAGTATTTAACGTCAGATAAAAATAGCTTCATCTCCCTCGCAGACACGTCTAAGATGGACTCTGGTGCTCGGGGAGTTTCTGGACAGTTTGACGATGCTGATGTTGACCACTGGTAAGTCCCAGTAACCcatcatgtttcatttttcatagccAAGTTTAGCACCAGAACTACATACAGCACGGTCCATAATCACTCAGTGAGGCAATACCAGTAAGTTTCAGCCTGCAGTGTACAGTATGCGAGACGCTCCCCCGGCATCCCTGTTGGGTTGTGCCACGTGAGCGTGCCAGATCTTAATCAGATGTGAGCAGTTTGTCTCGCTAGCGCAGCTCGAACAGAGAGCCTCTTGTTTTCTCTCGCCAGAAGCACTTGAAAAGAAGCTGGACGAGCGTAGCGGGGGGAGAAGCTGACATGCCGTATAAATGCTACTAGGCTGAACCACTGTACACTTGATGGCTAACCCTCAATACTGCTGCATTGTGATTTATATctagcttttttctttttttaatcgaCCTCCTTTTCTTCTCACAAGGACCAGTGAATACGAATTTGTCTGTTTTGatgtaaataaaactaaaagcaTTCTGCTGTGGCATCTTAAGTGGAAGTCCATCTGAGTGTCTTCATTCCTCACTTTGATGTTGCCTGAAGTGTTGCTGGGGCCAGCAGCCTCTAGTTTTTGTCCTGCACATGTCTCCAGTGAGCTGGGGATCAGGTACGGTCATGCCTGCACGGCTGAGCTCACGTCCTCCACCCCAGCCCTATCCCAGCCCTACCAGCCACTGCTGAGAGAAGCACTCctttgtctgtctccctctactTCCTGTGTGACTGCAGGGGGGTTTGTCACAATGTTGGTCCTCTTTTAGAGGGGTGAGACGGAGATGGACTAGCCCACCCTGCCACCCCTGAGTTTTTACTCATGCTGTAGTCTGAAATGGTATATTAGTACGGCGTGATCCTGTAACTCTGCTGCATGAGGGTTGAAACCGTTTCCTGTTCTTTCCGAAACGAGCAGACTGTTTGTACTCCCTTCCCTTTGGTGCCTGACCATGAACTGACGTGCATCTGAAATGGCAAAACCTCCTCAAGCTCTCAGTAGTtgaataaaacctttttttgggtttgtttaatAGCTCTGCAAGTTGAGTGatactttaaatatttatagatATTTTCTTCAATTAGATGGCTAAATATCTCGGCGTAGGGACAGATTGTGGTTACTTTTCTGCTGCACAATTTAAGGGATAAAATCTTAAACCACTGTCAGCTTGTCCACTAGCTCCTACTCAACTTTCCCCTGAGATGTCCAGGGTAATTACAGGGTGAAACTGCTTTCAAGAGCTGTGGCTGGAATGAAATTTTTCCACTGCATAGAAAACTATGATTCATTACTAGTAGCATAGAGCATCTGCgctttttcttttccacagtTGCACAACCTGGTACAAAACGGAGCCTTAGCTACTGTACAGTATTGAGCTGATCAAGTTCTGCCTGGTGTTGTGATCCCTCATTTGTTAGTCTATTAATAAGCTCACAATATCAGACCTGAATCCAGTGAAATGtccttttggaaaaaaaaaaaataatattctgAATAATACTCATCTGAAAGTCTTGGCTTAAGTGTACATTAATACATAATGTCATGTATGTTTATGGGTCAATGCTGTATTATTCTGTGGGTAATTTCTATGGTTTGCTCAGTCATGCTAGTGTTATGGTCTCAAGCTTTGTTCCAAACCTTCAGTAAAACAATTCCTTGGTAATATGacttaatttatcatttttaaccCTCCCATTCTCTCACTTGTGTATACACATCCCCACCAGATCAATATTAAACAAAACTTGTTGCACTGTATGTTTCTTATTTATTGTAAGCAACACAACAGAAGAGCTATTGGCTTCAGCTACTGGCATTTTAGGTGCTAGAAGTTGTCaaatataagtgtgtgtgtgagtgaaatctgtctgtgtgcctgtcttTCAGTGTGTGCTCTTAAATGCACTGGACCTTTCACTGTGAAGCCATTTTCAGTGAGGAAACTATTTTATACAATAGGGAGTAATTGAAACTTTCCCCGATACCTAACTATTCCAACAATGGTGTATAATCTGCATCTGAAGGGAATCTGCCCCACTTTAAAGTTAGCTGGCTAAGCAATGAAGCCTTTGTGTTACAGTTCAAAAGACACTGGAGAGTTATCCTGTGGCCAACGTTAAATGATAAATATCTCTAGGTGGAAATTGGGGCCAAACTGGTGATTGAATTTTAACATCCAACTACAGGTGTTCTCAGACCTTTGTTCTTTTGTACCCCTTTCACTGCATTTTATGATTATGGGATCTTTCCATAAAAAGGAACTCTCAAATAATACTATTGCACTGGCCATACCTATAAAGTGGgcagtaaaacacacagctTAAGCCAATGTGACTTTACACGCACAATTTCTTAATGCATGTCTCCTAATGTAGTCAGTTTTGTAATAGCATAttttaatgatgtgtgtgtcctttttataaccaaaaaataaaaatcacagcaTTCCAACGCGATCAGTATATTGTGACCAAAGTTACACCACAACTGTTACCAGGTAACCCCCATGAGACGGTAACTCAACATGGAGTTTCCAGAAAGGAA from Electrophorus electricus isolate fEleEle1 chromosome 17, fEleEle1.pri, whole genome shotgun sequence carries:
- the LOC113573341 gene encoding methylosome subunit pICln-like isoform X2 yields the protein MVVLQNVSPPSEGVRHEQTDITAVLDGKGLGPGTLCVAETRVSWFDGSGVGFSLEYPSISLHAISRDLSTYPEEHLYVMVNSKYKEYSKNEEEKTKDEGNDGSSEDSEDSASVVTEIRFVPNDKGSLETVFAAMSECQALHPDPDDSDSDFDGDEYDVEEAEQGQIDLPTYYSFEEGMSQLTAEGQATLDRLEGMLAQASDPQHRMAGVRTHDAADAVNDTSKMDSGARGVSGQFDDADVDH
- the LOC113573341 gene encoding methylosome subunit pICln-like isoform X1, coding for MVVLQNVSPPSEGVRHEQTDITAVLDGKGLGPGTLCVAETRVSWFDGSGVGFSLEYPSISLHAISRDLSTYPEEHLYVMVNSKYKEYSKNEEEKTKDEGNDGSSEDSEDSASVVTEIRFVPNDKGSLETVFAAMSECQALHPDPDDSDSDFDGDEYDVEEAEQGQIDLPTYYSFEEGMSQLTAEGQATLDRLEGMLAQASDPQHRMAGVRTHDAADAVNDTSKMDSGARGVSGQFDDADVDHCT